A genomic window from Triticum urartu cultivar G1812 chromosome 7, Tu2.1, whole genome shotgun sequence includes:
- the LOC125520442 gene encoding probable protein NAP1, protein MAHVSFKSKEVDSVPRWSEYLTAEESSPSASASWRTMGVDGPQPSSSGQRHLQMEPVVQLSKVAEGLLAKMYRLNSILDYPDPNTHTFSEAFWKAGVMPNFPKICITLSKKFPEHPNKLQLEKVDKFALDALNENAEGYMQNLEQWIMLLLDLLEFREQVLRLILDLSSTVITLLPHQNSLILHAFMDLICSFVRVNLFSDKIPRKMILQVYNILHVMLKGGRDCEFYHRLVQFVDSYDPPVKGLHEDLNFVSPRIGEVLEAVGPIIFLSTDTKKLRNEGFLSPFHPRYPDILTNSAHPMRAQDLANVTSYREWVLLGYLVCPDELLRVTSIDVAMVVLKENLVLPLFRDEYILLHENYQHYVLPKVLESKRMAKSGRTKQKEADMEYNIAKQVEKMLTEVHEQALVTCDAIHHERRILLKQEVGRMVLFFTDQPSLLAPNIQMVFSALALAQCEVVWYFQHVGIASSKSTRGRTVDIDATDPTIGFILDGMGKLCCLVRKYIAAIKGYALSYLSSSAGRIRFLLGTPGMVALDLDATLKGLFQQVLHCLENIPKPQGENVPAITCDLTDLRKHWLSILMIVTSSRSSINIRHLEKATMSTGKEGLVSEGNAAYSWSRCVDELESQLSKHGSLKKLYFYHQHLTTVFRNTMFGPEGRPQHCCAWLGAACSFPECASAIIPEEVNKIGRDSISYVESLIESIMGGLEGLINILDSEGGFGSLEMQLSPEQAALRLNNVTRVKAVPGLSAPGNESYPDNSSSVKMLEAAMQRLTSLCSVLNDMEPICVLNHVFVLREYMRDCIIGNFRRRFHSMIRTDNCLQRPSIIESLLRRHLSIIHLAEQHISMDLTEGIREVLLAESFTGLFSNLQVSERPVETNGGGSAIEIICSWYIENIVRDASRTGVVFDATHSCFRSSQPIGGGYLAESFTDKRELKALVRLFGGYGIDKMDKMLREHTSALLNCIDSALRSNRDALEGLAGSVNSGDRIERDANLRQIIDIEALADFCIQAGQAITFRQLLVEAVGAVLEEKVPLIYSLLKALTMQLPDEAPDKNEIIRLRRVASSVGVGDKHDAEWVHSILAESTSASDNSWILLPYLCSAFMVSNMWSSAVYDVNTGGFSNNLHCLARCVSAVVGGSEYTRMAKEQRINSLSNGHTDELQETELLSRASAESNIKSAMQLYVKLSAGIVLDSWNDSSRPHIVPKLIFLDQLCELSPYLPRSTLEAHIPYTILRSIYHQLYGASQMGSEPTEPSPRQSPLISLAHASPSMRPNRSDTTPRSHTYESGYHSSSGSQHDDGYEVDRRTGERQLRSMRRSGPLDYGASRKAKFVEGSSSGSHGAGSLQRFAVSRSGPLSYK, encoded by the exons ATGGCGCACGTTTCGTTCAAATCCAAGGAGGTGGACAGCGTGCCCCGGTGGTCGgaatacctgaccgccgaggagTCTTCTCCCTCGGCGTCAGCAAGCTGGAGGACCATGGGCGTTGACGGGCCTCAGCCCTCATCGAGTGGCCAGAGGCACCTTCAGATGGAGCCAGTGGTTCAGCTCTCCAAGGTCGCGGAAGGGCTGCTGGCCAAGATGTACAGGCTCAACAGCATCCTGGACTACCCAGATCCAAACACGCACACATTCTCGGAGGCATTTTGGAAAGCTGGTGTTATGCCGAATTTCCCGAAAATTTGCATCACCTTGTCCAAGAAATTTCCTGAGCATCCCAACAAGCTGCAGCTTGAAAAG GTAGACAAGTTTGCTCTTGATGCTTTGAATGAAAACGCAGAAGGTTACATGCAAAACCTAGAGCAATGGATCATG CTGCTTCTTGATTTGTTGGAATTTCGTGAACAAGTTCTGCGACTAATTTTGGATCTAAGTAGTACGGTCATAACATTGCTG CCCCATCAGAACTCTTTAATTCTTCATGCTTTTATGGATCTAATTTGCTCATTTGTGAGAGTCAACCTTTTCTCGGACAAG ATACCAAGAAAGATGATCCTCCAGGTTTACAACATCTTGCACGTCATGCTAAAGGGTGGACGTGATTGTGAGTTTTATCATCG ATTGGTTCAGTTTGTAGATTCTTATGATCCACCTGTCAAGGGATTGCACGAGGATCTAAATTTTGTGAGCCCGCGTATTGGCGAG GTTCTAGAGGCTGTTGGCCCAATTATCTTTCTTTCAACTGATACAAAAAAGTTAAGAAATGAAGGATTCCTCAGTCCATTTCATCCGCGGTATCCTGACATCCTTACGAACTCTGCTCATCCCATG AGGGCCCAAGATCTAGCTAATGTGACGTCATATCGTGAATGGGTTCTTCTTGGATATCTTGTTTGCCCTGATGAACTACTTCGGGTTACCAGTATAGATGTTGCGATG GTTGTTCTTAAAGAGAActtagtactccctctgttcagaGATGAG TACATCTTACTTCACGAGAACTATCAACATTATGTCCTTCCAAAAGTTTTAGAATCAAAGAGAATGGCTAAATCTGGACGTACTAAACAAAAGGAAGCTGATATGGAATACAATATTGCAAAGCAGGTTGAGAAGATGTTAAC GGAAGTGCACGAGCAAGCATTGGTGACATGTGATGCTATACATCATGAAAGGAGAATTCTTCTTAAGCAGGAAGTTGGAAGGATGGTATTGTTTTTCACAGATCAACCTAGCCTCCTGGCGCCCAATATTCAG ATGGTATTTTCTGCTCTTGCTTTGGCACAATGTGAGGTGGTTTGGTACTTCCAACACGTAGGGATTGCATCATCAAAATCTACTCGAGGGAGAACTGTTGACATT GATGCAACTGACCCAACCATTGGTTTCATATTAGATGGAATGGGCAAACTTTGTTGCCTGGTCCGTAAATATATAGCAG CAATAAAAGGCTATGCGTTATCGTACTTATCATCTTCTGCTGGAAGAATACGGTTCTTACTTGGTACCCCAGGCATGGTTGCTCTTGATCTAGATGCTACACTGAAGGGCCTGTTCCAGCAAGTTCTCCATTGTCTGGAGAACATTCCAAAACCTCAGGGGGAGAATGTGCCTGCTATTACTTGTGACTTAACT GATTTGCGCAAGCACTGGCTATCCATTTTGATGATTGTCACATCTTCACGATCCTCGATAAATATAAGGCACTTGGAGAAGGCCACCATGTCTACTGGGAAGGAGGGCCTGGTCTCAGAAGGCAATGCTGCATACAGTTGGTCAAG ATGTGTGGACGAACTTGAGAGCCAACTTTCCAAACATGGAAGTCTTAAAAAACTGTACTTTTATCATCAGCATCTCACAACT GTCTTCAGAAACACAATGTTTGGTCCAGAAGGCCGTCCACAACACTGTTGTGCATGGCTCGGAGCAGCTTGCAGTTTTCCAGAATGTGCTTCTGCAATTATTCCTGAAGAG GTTAACAAAATTGGCAGAGATTCTATCTCATATGTTGAATCCCTTATTGAGTCTATCATGGGTGGATTGGAAGGTTTGATAAATATTCTTGATTCAGAAGGTGGATTTGGCTCACTGGAGATGCAG CTTTCGCCGGAACAAGCAGCTCTACGATTGAATAATGTAACAAGAGTCAAAGCTGTTCCAGGGTTGTCAGCACCAGGGAATGAGAGCTATCCTGATAATAGTTCTTCAGTTAAGAT GCTGGAAGCTGCTATGCAAAGGCTGACAAGTCTATGTTCTGTGCTAAATGACATGGAGCCTATTTGTGTTCTCAACCATGTTTTTGTTCTCCGGGAG TACATGAGAGACTGCATCATAGGAAATTTCAGGAGAAGGTTTCATAGCATGATTCGAACTGATAACTGCCTTCAGCGACCATCAATCATAGAATCTCTCCTAAGAAGACACCTAAGCATCATCCATCTGGCAGAGCAGCATATCAGTATGGACCTTACTGAAGGTATACGGGAAGTGCTCCTAGCAGAAAGTTTTACTGGGCTGTTCTCAAACCTGCAAGTATCTGAGAGACCAGTAGAGACAAATGGAGGAGGATCTGCCATAGAGATAATATGTAGTTGGTACATCGAGAACATAGTAAGAGATGCATCTCGCACCGGAGTTGTTTTTGATGCAACTCATAGTTGCTTCAGGAGCTCACAGCCCATTGGTGGTGGATATTTAGCGGAATCATTTACAGATAAAAGAGAACTCAAAGCACTTGTTCGTCTTTTTGGTGGTTATGGAATAGATAAAATGGATAAGATGCTAAGGGAACATACTTCTGCTCTGTTAAATTGTATCGATTCAGCACTGAGGTCCAATCGTGATGCATTAGAAGGCCTGGCCGGAAGTGTAAATTCTGGTGATAGGATTGAAAGAGATGCAAATCTAAGGCAGATAATTGATATTGAAGCGTTGGCCGACTTCTGTATCCAGGCAGGGCAGGCAATAACTTTCCGTCAGCTGTTGGTAGAAGCTGTCGGAGCAGTCCTCGAAGAGAAAGTACCTCTTATATATTCTCTACTCAAGGCATTGACTATGCAGTTGCCAGATGAGGCGCCTGATAAAAACGAGATCATTAGATTGAGAAGGGTTGCAAGCAGTGTTGGTGTTGGTGACAAACATGACGCTGAGTGGGTGCATTCAATTCTGGCAGAATCTACTTCTGCTAGTGATAATTCTTGGATCCTACTTCCATATCTTTGTTCTGCATTTATGGTGTCCAATATGTGGAGCAGTGCTGTTTATGATGTCAATACAGGTGGTTTCAGTAACAATTTGCACTGCCTAGCAAG GTGTGTTAGTGCTGTGGTTGGAGGAAGTGAATACACTAGGATGGCGAAGGAACAGCGAATAAATTCTCTTTCAAATGGGCATACAGATGAGCTTCAAGAGACTGAATTGCTGAGCCGTGCCTCAGCTGAATCAAATATTAAATCTGCTATGCAACTGTATGTGAAATTATCTGCTGGGATTGTCCTGGATTCATGGAATGACAGTAGCAG ACCACACATCGTTCCAAAGCTAATATTCCTTGATCAACTCTGTGAGTTGTCCCCCTACCTCCCAAGGAGCACCTTAGAAGCTCACATACCTTACACCATCCTGCGTTCGATCTATCACCAGCTGTACGGAGCTTCACAAATGGGTTCAGAACCAACGGAGCCATCCCCAAGGCAGTCGCCTCTGATTTCTCTGGCGCACGCTTCCCCATCAATGAGGCCGAACCGATCGGACACAACACCCAGGTCGCACACTTACGAGTCGGGCTACCACAGCTCATCTGGCTCCCAGCACGACGACGGCTATGAAGTGGACCGAAGAACCGGAGAGAGGCAGCTACGAAGTATGAGGCGTTCTGGGCCACTCGACTACGGTGCGAGCAGGAAAGCGAAGTTCGTCGAGGGTTCAAGCTCTGGAAGCCATGGTGCCGGCTCACTACAAAGGTTTGCTGTGTCAAGATCTGGCCCTCTGTCCTACAAATAG